The Thermocrinis ruber genomic sequence CCAACTGCGTCTATTTCGTCTATGAAGATAATGCAGGGAGCATGTTTTTTTGCGGTTTCAAAGAGGTCTCGCACCCTTGCCGCACCAACACCCACAAACATTTCCACAAAGTCCGAGCCGGAGACCGATATAAAGGGCACGTGGGCTTCTCCTGCTATTGCTTTTGCCAAAAGGGTCTTTCCTACTCCCGGCTCACCGTAAAGCAGGACACCCTTTGGAGGTCTTCCACCCAGCTTTTGAAACCTTATGGGGTCTTTCAGATACTCTATTATCTCCTTTACTTCTTCCTTTACCTCGTCCATCCCTGCCACATCGTTAAGGGTTACCTTTGGCTTTTCGTCAATATAGACCTTTGCCCTGCTCTTGCCAAAGCTGAAGGCACCCCTTGCGCCACCTCCGCCCCCACCGCTAACCTGCCTCATCATGTAGATCCATATGCCGATAAAGAGCAGTATGGGTAGCCAAGAGACTAAAAAGGTTAGCCACCAACCGCCGTGCTCCTGAACCGCCACCTCTACCCTAACGCCCTTCTCTATGAGCTGGCTAACTATGTCTGTTCCCGGTGGCAAACCCGTTTCTATCTTTTGTCCATCAGTGGTTATGCCCACAAGGATGTTATCCTTTATCTTTACCTCCTTTAGCTTGCCTTCCTTTGCCAGTTCAAGGACGGTGTTTATGGGCGTCCTTACGCCCGCGTCTCTTTCTGAACCGCTAAACACATTAAAGGCAAGGATCATAAAGCCAATGATAAGGATCCATATGAAGATGTTTTTCATCCACTGCATAAAGGATTAAAATAGACCAACCCTTGCACTTTTCAAGCTACTTCAACCCTGTTTTTACCTTTCCTTTTCGCAGAGTAGAGGGCGCTGTCCGCCCTTTGGATCATACTATCTATGGTATCACCCTCCCGGTAGGTAGTAGCACCCACGGAAACGCTCAGGGGACCGTATCCGTCTATACTTATGGCATTAATTAGCTTTCTTATCTTTTCTCCAATAGGAAGAGGATCCGCGGTATGTGGTAGGAGGAGCAAAAATTCCTCACCGCCCCACCTTATGACTACATCACTCTTTCTTATGCTTTTCTTTATGGCTTTTGCTACTTTGCGCAAGGCAAGGTCCCCCACCAAGTGCCCAAGCTCATCGTTGAGCTTTTTGAAGTTGTCAATGTCAAGCATGAGAAGGGAGAAGGGAACCCCATACCTTTGGGCTTGATAGAGCAAGTTTTCAAACATTTTAATGCCCGCATGTCTGTTCAGAAGCTTTGTAAGCCTATCGGTAGTCGCCAAATAAAAGAGCCTCTTCTCTCTTTTCTTTTCCATCGTTATGTCCACGAGGGTAATAAGCAAATGTTCTTTGTTTCTGTATATAACCACATGCCCAACAAGCTTGAACCATTTAACTTTTCCTGTTTTTGTCGGAACCCTTATAATAACTCTTAGAGACTTCGTAAAACCGGCTTTTACTCTTTCTATTAACCTTTTTACACTTTCTAAATCTTTTGGATCCACAAAAGCCAATACACTTTTCCCTATAACCTCCTCCTCTTGGTATTTGAGCATTTTAAGAAAAACTCGGTTGGCATAGACAATCTTATCCTCCTGAAAGTCATACAGGATCACACCGTTTGGGTTGTTCTCCGCAATGAGCACAAAAAGATCTTCCTTCTCATAAAACTCGGATATATCCATCACATAGCCATAATAGCCAACTATGTTGCCCTCGTTGTCCTTGACGCTTACCGTATGGTCAAGCACCCATTTTACCTTTCCGTCCTTCGTAATGATCCGGTAGGGCTCATGGGTCCAAAAGTCTTTGTTGGTGTTGGTATAGGTTGCCACCTCTTGGGAGACTCTTTCCAAATCCTCCGGATGAATAAGGGACGCGTAGTCTATCTTACCGCCCAAAAATTCCTCCACCGTGTAGCCGGTGAGCTCATAAACACTTTTAGAAGCGTCCCTGACGGGCCAGCCCTCTTTTTTTTCCCACAGAAAGAAGGCAAGGGGACCTGAATTTATCAAAAGTTCCGGTCTTAGCCGGGCGGTATCAAAGGCGGACAATAACTCCTCCAAGGGGATGTGTAGCTCCAAAAAGAGGTCATATTCTGGCATATAGACTGCCTTTACCAAATGGTATTCCTCTCCATTTTTGGTTTTGTGTTTGTGAAGGACAGAACATTCTTTTAGCCCTCTCTCTATTATCTCCTTTAGGGGGCAGGGATGGTCTTTGTGAAGGTGGCAGGGTTCAGAAAAGGAATGACTGATCTGGTAGCAAGTTTGACCACTCTGGGTATAGAGTTCCTTTGCACGTTTGTTCATAGAAACCACTCTGTAGTCTTTGTCTATCAAAAGGACAGGAAAAGGAATAATGTCCAACGCCTCCCTCTCAAGGGCTAACCTTTCCATAGGCTCAAGAATTTAAGCAATTTTTCTGCGTCTGTAAAGCTTGTGGATAGGTGGGCTTCTGGATGTCCATAAAGACCACAGAGGGCAACCACTTTGGTGGGGGTGTGTTTTCTAAGTAGCCTTATCACAAAGTCTGTCCTGTAGCAATGAACTCCCACAAGGATGGTTAGGTCGTTTTGGTCGTGAAGTATGCTCTCATGGGGGTTTGGAGGGTCCATCTCTACCGATGGGTCGTATTTTTTTAGCTTGGGGCGATAGTCGGGAAGGACCTTAACCTGAAGCTTTCCTATCCTGTCTATCAATTCCCTCAGGGCTTTTGCCTTTTGATTTAGCTCCTCCTCCTGCCAATCCCATAGCAAGAGGGGACCCACTACCACCGTGGGCTTTTTGGCACTTCTTAGCCATTCTGCGAGTACTTCAAAGGCGGTTTCGTAGCTAACGGTTTTGCCATCTATGGTTGCATCCCCCAAAAATACCTCCTTTTGGAGGGCTGTTCTTGTTCTGTCCTCTTCTGGTGTTGGCACCGCCTTCGGCTTTTTGTAATAAGAAGGCACAAAGTCCTTAAAGAAGGGAGAAAAATCAAAGTGTTTTCTTTGAACCCTTTCTGAAACCTTTTCGTCCTCCTTTACGCTCAGGGATTTGACTAAGGCATCCTTTATAAGGTCCAGCTCCACGGTAAACTCGCCGTGGTATGCCTTTTCTTCTTCTTCCACTCCCAAGCTGTAGCAGGTGGTTCCCACAATGTTAAAGAGTACACCCTTTGCCCCCTCTTTGCTTGCCTTTTGAAAAATTTCATACCTTTTTTCGTAAAACTCATAACAGCAGTGTCCCACGTAGGTGTAGCCGTTTTCCGCACACCACTTGAGGGTGTCCCTCAGAAGCTCAAAGGAGGTAATGGTTATGGGGATCATGCCCTTTTGATAGGCAAGTCTGTAGGCATCTCCCACCGTGCAACCTCCACACTCCCCGCAATCATCCAAATGTCTGTAATCACACCAGCGAGGCTTGGCACAGTAAGGCAAAAGCATAACCTTTGCTTTTTTTAGGTTCTCAATCAACCCTCCCCCTATGCTACCGATGATGTCATTAAGAGTTTTTTTTTCCATGCCCAACTCAAGTCCCTCTATCTTTGTAAGCGGGAACATCACCGCGGAGACTATATCATCCACCGTCAGGTTCAAACCTTCCCATTGTCTATCCTTGAAAAACTCCCTTATTCTCCTTTCCACGTCCTGCAAGGGTGTATGTTTTAGGTATGCCTCAAGGTCGTATATGAGCCTTTTGGGCTCCACAAAAAAGTCGCCGTTTATGATCACCTGTTCCAAGAGTTTTCTGTCTGGGTCCACTTTGGCGGAGACCCTAAAGGTGCCACCCAAACAGCGGTATATTCCAAACAAGAGCTCCGGCTCCGAAGAGGACCTCTTTACTTCATAGACCCATTCTGGGCTCCTGTAGTATTCCTTTCTCTCCTCCAAAAGTCTTTTTTCTTCTTCTGTGAGCTCTCCCCATTGGTATTGTATGCCAAGCTCTTCTGAGAGCCCCTCCAGTATGGCGGAAAAGACCTCCTCCTTTTCTGGCATCCTTCCCAAGTATCTTTTGACCCATTCTACCCTGTCCTCTGCGGACTTTATACCCTTTGAGGTTAGCTTTTCTACAGGAATCTGCAAAGACTTTAGCATGCGTTCCACGTTAAAGTCCATGAGAATAGTTCCCTGATAAAGAAAGGCCTTTCCTTCAAAAACACCACCTGTACCGGATATTTTCCTTCCTTCTACCTCTATGTCGTTCCTTGGTCTAAACTGGGCGGGAATGCCGAGCTTCTGAAGTCCCTTCGCTACCGCGTTGCATATTTTTGCGGTTAGCTCTTCAAAGCTTATGTTCTCTCCAAAACTGTTTTTGTCTGCGATTATCTCCCAGCCTATTTGGGTCTCGTCAAAGTATATGGCACCACCGCCAGTGATCCGCCTTCCTACCTCTATGCCTTCCCTTTGGACGTATTCAAGCCGTACCTCCTGTTCCACCGATTGATGGTAGCCTATGAGTACGCATTCGGGCTTGAATTGCAAAAATCTTATGGTGTTGGGAATTTTATCCTGAGCCCTGAGCTCAAGCATTATTTGGTCAAGGGCAATGTTTTCGTGCTGTGGCCTTTGTCCTGTATATAAAACTCTCCACATTTTTCCACCTCCTTAAATTATCAGATAAAGTATAAACCCCGTTAATAACCCTGCAACCACATCGTCCGCCATAACGCCATGCCCTTTGGGCATTCTCTCAAAAAGATTTATTGGGAAAGGCTTGAGAATGTCTAACAGCCTAAAGAGAACAAAGGCTAAAAGTAGCGCTTTTAAAGTGGGCTCAAGAAACAGAAAGGCAAAAAAGTATCCCACTATTTCGTCTATTACCACACCCTCTGGATCCTCCTCCCTTGTAAGTTCCATCATGTATTCCGCAGACTTAACCCCAAGAAAATAAAGGAAAACACCCACCAAAAGCACCAGCCACCACTTAAAACCAAAAAGGTAAGCCAATGGCACCCCCAAAAGGGTTCCCACCGTCCCCGGCGCATACCTAAACCTTCCCAGGTAAAAACCAGTGGCAATTAGCTCCCAGTTCATCCCATTATCCTTATAAAGCTCCTCTTCCTCAGGTTTTGCAAAAGCTCTTTTTTTCTCTCCTCAAGCTTTTTCTCAAGTAGCTCCTCTTTTAGCTCTTCCAAAGGCTTTCCTTTATACTCTTCTTTGACCTCCAACACCTTGGCTACGTATACGTGCTCTTTGTCCTCTCCAAAGACTAGATCTCCCACCTTGGCGTTCCAAACTTCCTTATCAAGACTCTCCACCAGTTCCCCTTTCTTTACTAAAAGTGTCTCCACCTCCAGCCCGAGGGTTTTGGCAAGCTCTCGCAAGTCCTTGGTCTTCTCAAGGGCTCTCATCAGCCTTTCCCCGTCCTTTTTATCCACCACTAACACCTCCACTAACCTCTTTACCTCCACCTGTCCCCTTTTGAGTTTTTCCAACTCCAAGTCCAAGGCAGACACATTCACCTCCCTCAAAAGTACCGCGTATATGCCCTGACTAAATAAGAGCTCTTTTCTTAAAAACTCCTTAAGGTCCCTCAGTGTAAGCCCCTCCTTTTGGAGTTCATTTTGTAGTCTTTCAAGGCTCATGTTGTTAGCCTGTGCTATTTTGATCAGGGCTTGGTCCAGAAGCTCCTCCTGTACGCCAACGCCTTTTCCCTGAAGGAACTGATTGATGAGCCATACATCCACAAGCCTTGAGATAACTTCCCTTCTGTCCGTGGTGTTGTAAAAGAGCATACCCAGTTTCACATCACTCTCAAGGATAGGATCTCCGTTCACAGACGCCACCACCCTATCCACCAGCCCTTGCGCAAAGGAAAAAAACACTAAAGCTGTGAAAAGTAGAATTCCACCCGATAGTTTCTTAAGGTTTTCTCCAACCATTCCTTTAAAACCTCCTGCCTTTTTTCCCTTATAAGTTTAGCCCTAACCATAGGTTTAGCTTCCTCTAACGGGAGGATACCTTCGTTCCTCCTTCCCACCACCCTAAAGACCACATAGCCCGCCTCCGTGTATATGGGCTTTGAAACCTTTCCCACCTCGTAAGGGCTCAGCTGTGCCCTTAACACATCCGGCAATGCTTGTATAGAGTACCATATGGCTTCTCCCTTTTTAACTCCTTTTATGTCCTCCCAAAACTCTATTCCCTTTGATAGCCTGTAGTAAAGTTCGTTGGCACTCTCTAAGCTATCTGCCACAAAACGTTCCAACCTAACCTGGGCGGGCATCTTAAAGTCCCTAAGGTTCAAATAATAGTAGGCTATCACTTGATTTTCGGTAATCTCGGAACCTCTATAGAGTCTTTCTGCGATCTTGTCCACCAAAATCTCGGTCTCTATGAAATAAAGGGCTATCGGGCTTAGGTTCTTTGAGCCTATGTTCTTTTGTATGTAATCCTCCACCTCCGCATCCCTTAAGCTTATACCCATCTTTTTGGCTTCTTGCCTTATCACCTTGGACCTGACAAGCTCCACCAGAAAGTTTTGCACGTCCTCCTTTGTCGCCCTTGCTATTGGTAGATGCAGTATTTCCCTCCAGTAGGAGTTAAAGTATTCATAAAGTTCATCCTTTTTTATGGTTTCTGAACCCACCCTTGCCACCACAGAGGCACTTGAAAAGCCAAAGAAGGCTAATAATATGAGAAATAAGAGCATGTTATAATTTTAAATCCTAAGCGGGTGTGGCGGAATTGGCAGACGCGCGGGACTTAGGATCCCGTGGGCTTATGCCCGTGAGGGTTCGACTCCCTCCACCCGCATAAAATCTAAGGAGGTTTCTATGAAGGTCAGCCTTGAGGACAGAGAAGGGCTATTTAAAAGTCTGTTGGTAGAAGTTCAGGGAGATATCGTAAGAAAAAACTTGGAGAACGTATGCCAAGAGTTAGTACAGAACGTAGAGATTGAAGGTTTCAGAAAGGGAAAGGCTCCTCTCTGGCTCATAAAGGCAAGGTACAAGGACTACATAAGGGAGGAGGTTGGTAAAAGGGTTGCGGACGCCACTTTATCAAAAGCCATAGAGGAGAGCGGTCTAAAGCCTGCTGCGGACATATACCTTGAAGAGGTCCAGCTTGAAGAAAGCGAAGAAAAGGTAGCCTACCGTGTGGTCTTTGAGGTGCCTCCAAGCTTTGAACTAAAGCTCCAAGAGATAGAAAATCTTCGGGTGGAGATTCCAAAGGTTGAGTTCAAGGAGGAGATGGTCCAAGAGGAGATAAACAGACTGAGAGAGCAACACGCCCTTTGGGAACCCGTGGATAGAGAAATAAAGGAAGGGGATTTGGTGGTAATAGATTACAGGGTGGAGGACTTAGAAAGCGGAGAAACATCAGAAGGGGAGACCGCGGTTATAGTGGGGCGGAGGTTCTTGAGGGAAGAGATAGAAAAGGCGCTGGTGGGTAAAAAGGAAGGGGAAGAGGTGGAGATAGAGAGTGTGGACCTTTTTGATGCGGAGGGCAAGGTGGTAGGAAAGGCAAAGGTGAAAATCTCTATAAAGGCGGTAAAGGAGAAGGTCCTGCCGGAGGTGAACGACGACTTTGCCAAGGAACTGGGACTCGGAGACACCTGGTCTTCTGCGGAAGAAAAGATCAGACAGACGGTCAAGGAAAACCTTGAAAACTATAAGAAATCCCTCGTAGAGGAGAATATAGCCAAAAAACTCATTGAACTTCATGAGTTTGAGGTCCCTCAGACCCTCCTCAGGAGAGAGCTTAGCTTTCTGGTGGACAGAAGACTCAGAGAGCTCTCTTCTTTGGGTATAGACACACGATACATAAATATTCAAGGGTTGGCACAGGAGCTTTTGCCCCAGGCAATCGCAAACATAAAGCTAAGATACATCCTTGATAAATACGCACAAACAAAGAACCTGCAGGCAGAGGAAAAGGACCTTGAAGAGGAGTACACCAAGCTGGCACAGGCTTATGGCGTTAGCCCAGAGCAAATAAAGGCTGATGTGCAATCAAGAAACTTAGAGGAAGTAATAAAGGGGGATGTTCTGAGGAGAAAGGCCTTAGAGGATATAATGAGTAAAGTTCAAGTGATTGAAGTTGAAGAAAAGAAGGAGGAAAAGCAGGATGAAAATACTTGACCAGCTGGTGCCCATAGTTATAGAACAGACACCAAGGGGCGAAAGGGCTTATGACATATACTCAAGGCTACTGCAGGACAGGATCGTTTTGCTTGGCTATCCCATAGACGACCATGTGGCAAACCTGATCGTTGCTCAGCTTCTCTTTCTGGAGGCCCAGGACCCCGAAAAGGATATATACATGTACATTAACTCTCCTGGTGGTTCCGTTACCGCCGGTATGGCAATCTACGACACGATGCAGTATATAAAGCCCGACGTGGTCACCATCTGCATAGGACAGGCGGCGTCTATGGGCGCAGTTTTGCTTGCGGCGGGTGCTAAGGGTAAGAGATATGCCCTTCCACATGCTCGTATTATGATCCACCAGCCCTTGGGCGGTATAACCGGTCAAGCTACGGACATAATAATCCACGCAGAGGAGATAAAGAGGATAAAGAATATGCTGAACGAAATACTCGCCTTCCACACAGGACAACCCTTAGAGAAGATTGAGAGGGATGTGGAAAGGGACTACTTTATGTCTGCCTACGAGGCTATGGAGTATGGCATAGTGGATAAGGTGATAACCAAAAGGACATAGAGGAATTAAATTTGAAAAGAATGAGTAGGAAAACAGTAGGGCATAGATGCTCCTTTTGTGGTAGGAGTCAAGAGGAGGTTTTGGTTCTCATTGCTGGTCCCAACGACACCTACATATGCGATAGGTGTGTGTCCACCTGCGAGGCTATAATAAGAGAGCAAAAGAGCCAGTTGGCACAGCATCATGTTCAAGAACTACCAAAGCCCGATGAAATAAAAGCCATATTAGACCAGTATGTAATAGGACAGGAAAGAGCCAAAAAGATCCTATCGGTGGCGGTTTATAACCATTACAAGCGGGTCAGAATGAAGGAGCTGGGTGTAAGGCTGGATGATGTAGAGATAGAAAAGAGCAACATCCTTATGATAGGACCTACGGGTTCGGGCAAAACTTTACTTGCCAAAACTTTGGCAAAAATACTCAACGTGCCCTTTGCCATAGCGGACGCCACCAGCCTAACAGAGGCTGGATATGTGGGAGAGGATGTGGAGAATGTGTTAACAAGGCTCCTGCAAAACTGCGGGTATAATGTGGAGCTTGCCCAAAAGGGTATAGTCTACATTGACGAGATAGACAAAATTGCCAAAAAGTCGGGCATAAACCCTTCCATAACCCGCGACGTGTCCGGGGAGGGTGTTCAGCAAGCCCTCCTAAAGATCGTAGAAGGAACGGTGGCAAACGTGCCCCCACAAGGTGGCAGAAAGCACCCTCATCAGGAGTTTATACAAGTGGATACCACTGACATTCTTTTCATCTGCGGTGGTGCCTTTGTAGGCCTTGAGGACATAATAAAGAGAAGGCTCGGAAAGTCGGTGGTGGGCTTTGAGTCCGCCATAGGCAAATACAACGTGGAGGGCAATGTGCTCACTTACGTGGAGCCCGACGATCTAATACACTTTGGCATGATCCCCGAGTTCATAGGCAGGTTCCCCGTAATTGCAGTCCTTGATGAGCTAACGGAGGATGACCTGGTAAGAATTCTTGTGGAGCCCAAAAATGCCCTGGTGAAGCAATACAAAAAGCTCTTTGAGATGGAAGGCGTAGAGCTTGAATTTACCGAAGGCGCCCTGCGGGAAATTGCAAGGGAAGCCATAAAACGCAAGACGGGTGCCAGAGGACTCAGGGCAATAATGGAAGAGATCATGATAGATGTGATGTTTGAGGTGCCCTCCAAGAAGAACGTAAAGAAGGTAATAATAGATGAAGAGGTGGTAATTCAGCGGATCAAGCCCAAGTACATCCTCAAGGAGGCGGTATAAAGTAAGCTTATAAGCATATAACAAAAAACTTATACCGCCTTCTTACCTTTGGGCTTAAACTCCTTTTGTATGGAACTTCTTAAAAGACTCTTTGGTGGAAAAGAAAAGCAAACAGAGGAAGTTTATGAGATAACTACTTCAAAGGGTGTTCTGAAGCTTTGGTTGGAGCAGGACCTTCAGCAGGACCCAGACCCGAAGGTGGAGGAGTATTGGATAGAAAGCTTGGATGTCTCCGAGGATGCCCGTTGGCTTTTGGTAGGAAGAAGGTATGGGCTATTTCAGTTTTATGACTGGAGGGGTAGGCTACACAGACTTCCCGCACGCCCACCCGCACAGGTGGTCTCAGAGATCCTCTTTAAAGAAAACTTCCTTATCCTCATCACACCCCCCTATTTGGTGGTCTATCGCATAGAGGACCCAGAGAACCCAGCCACTTGGAAGAGCTTTAAGCTTTCCCAGGAGGGCATAAGACCCTCCATGGGCTTGGACCTAATGCGGGGAGTTTTAGCCTTTGGAGTGGTGGGAAACGGGGTTTATGCCATTGATGTAGGAGAAGACCTTTCTCTGCAGAGGGTGGAGTTCAAAAGTAGCTTCAGCGTGAGTGAGATAGGAGAGCTAAGGGCTATAAAGTTTTTAACACCATCCAAGCTGTTCATCACTGGCACGGAGGGTTCTGCCATATACAGCTTAAGCGGGAACTTGCTAAAGAAATTTCCATACAGGGCTGGCAGGGCAGTAGCCCTAATAAACGGAAGGCTAATTTTGGGCGAAGAAGCTAAGGTCATAGTATTGGACGCATACACAGAGGAAGAGCTCTATAAGATAGATGTACCCCTGAAGGTTTCCCAATTGGACGGGGACCCAGAGGGTCTTTTTGTATTTTTGGCAGATGCGGAGGAAAACCATCTTGGCATACTGGACCTACAAACTCCCCAATACTTGCAAACCCTCGAGGGCTTTGGCTACTCGGTGGTAAAGGTATCAAAGGACGGCTACATATACACCAGTAGGTGGATACAGGACAAAGACAGAAAGCTCTACCAACTTGTAAAGCTTGGTTCCAACTTGGTGGATTTTATCTATCCCAAAGACAGGCAGGAAAAAGTCCTAAAGCAGGCGGAAAAGGCTTACAAAGAATTTGTCTCTAAGGTACAGAAGGCAAGGGATCTTTCCCAGTTGGAGGACCTAAACTCCCTTAAGGAGATTGCCAGCTTGGACATCCCCCTTAGAAGGATAAGAGAGCTTTACTTTGAGGCAGAGGAACTACTAAAAAAGAAGAGGTTAGAGCTCTTTTTGGAGCAAATAAGGGAAAAGGTCCAAAGGGGCACAGCGGGTCAGAGGGAGCTAAAGGAAATAGAAGAATGGCTCCGAAATGCGGACGGAGAAGAGTTTGAAAAACTCTCAAGGGCAAAGGAGGAGTTGGAAAGGGAGCTTAAAAACAGACTGACGAGGGCTTTGGAGGAACTAAAGGTAGCCCTTGAAGGCAAAGAGAGCCAAGACCTTGAAGAACTTGAAGCGGAGGAGGAGGTAAAGAACTTTAGGGAATTCCTGAACACACTGTCGAGGGAATTGAGCAGGGAAGGAGAGCAAAGCCTCCAAAGGCTCTTGCAGGAAAAGGTTATCTCATACAGGCTAAAAAGGTTCAGAATAACCACCACCGAGGACAGGGTGTTCTTTGGCAGGGAAGATTTTCCAAAGTTTAGCGGTGAGCGCAGAAGGCTCTCTTGGAGGCTAAAGGTAGAGGAAAAGTTACCCATAGGTAGTGAGATATACGCAAAAATAGCCTTTGAAAGGGAAGATGGCGTCCTGTTG encodes the following:
- a CDS encoding AAA family ATPase; this translates as MELLKRLFGGKEKQTEEVYEITTSKGVLKLWLEQDLQQDPDPKVEEYWIESLDVSEDARWLLVGRRYGLFQFYDWRGRLHRLPARPPAQVVSEILFKENFLILITPPYLVVYRIEDPENPATWKSFKLSQEGIRPSMGLDLMRGVLAFGVVGNGVYAIDVGEDLSLQRVEFKSSFSVSEIGELRAIKFLTPSKLFITGTEGSAIYSLSGNLLKKFPYRAGRAVALINGRLILGEEAKVIVLDAYTEEELYKIDVPLKVSQLDGDPEGLFVFLADAEENHLGILDLQTPQYLQTLEGFGYSVVKVSKDGYIYTSRWIQDKDRKLYQLVKLGSNLVDFIYPKDRQEKVLKQAEKAYKEFVSKVQKARDLSQLEDLNSLKEIASLDIPLRRIRELYFEAEELLKKKRLELFLEQIREKVQRGTAGQRELKEIEEWLRNADGEEFEKLSRAKEELERELKNRLTRALEELKVALEGKESQDLEELEAEEEVKNFREFLNTLSRELSREGEQSLQRLLQEKVISYRLKRFRITTTEDRVFFGREDFPKFSGERRRLSWRLKVEEKLPIGSEIYAKIAFEREDGVLLEPKRYSNLLPVKELKSMPKWVRSYLRHLRGLFSYEPYRLPLFVSYEETPWFVYNLERFVSMVKDQLSFGEGILILEGDAGVGKNFLVEVFSALTNRPLYIIPCHSKMEKEDLTYTYEFDPKKGTKRVFSDLIKALQTPGAVIYLDEINTLPPALVKLFNPLFDYRRYLVMPTGEVIKARSDVILVGGMNPQHYLGVSELPQDIKSRADVMFVDYPPFEDSRGFFHPDEALILKDYVSSLSELSNEEFVYLWYALINQVETPQAKRLINPTRERHIYLLFDLLKIANRIRKAYRDYQSQRSEEPVEFVFSIRDTIRCARRLERYNSAQRVVIETILPKVSSPLEREILKNIIEST